In a genomic window of Brettanomyces nanus chromosome 1, complete sequence:
- the LAC12_1 gene encoding high-affinity glucose transporter (EggNog:ENOG41), protein MGALIFCLLLGLSFIKLLSLYPQEIMSESINSLNAALDREDSANSKAALEKSEDDVPENMDNMELPPAFSKQYIPLYCMCLVVYFVSTMQGYDGSLMGSIYTMKDYLAYYNLDVNSSTSTGLVFSIYNVGQITGAFFVWIMDWKGRKIAIMIGCFGAIVGAIITAATTNKEGLIGGRWFLSFFTTIANTAAPSYCVEVSPPHIRGKVAGLYNTLWYCGSILAAFTTYGTNKNFAGSSLSFKIPLYVQVCFPGLVVLFGWFLPESPRWLVGVGRYDEARKFLVKYHCNGDDSNPLVDLEMAEMEESFKDVKISDPLTAMDIRPLFKNRSDRYRLGLVVAMAWFGQFSGNNVCSYYLPTMLIKVGMTSVSTNVLMNGVYSIVSWISSILGSFAHDKVGRRKMFMISTLGSALALTGLAVCTARYEATQSDGASKGTLVFIYLFGVIFSFAFTPMQPIYPGEVSSNLIRGKAQFVLSIVAGVAQFVNQFASPKAMENIRYWFYVFYAFFDIFEFIIIYFFFVETRGKTLEELEYVFEAPNPRKASTDPEFLSSIRVASGFEAENMKNEHDIKATVDHLEEGVDSE, encoded by the coding sequence ATGGGTGCGTTAATATTCTGTTTGTTGCTTGGGCTTTCTTTTATCAAGTTACTATCTCTATATCCGCAAGAAATAATGTCAGAAAGTATTAACTCACTGAATGCTGCTCTCGACCGAGAGGATAGTGCAAACTCTAAAGCTGCCTTAGAGAAGTCTGAAGATGACGTTCCTGAAAATATGGATAACATGGAGCTTCCACCGGCATTTTCAAAGCAATACATACCGTTGTATTGTATGTGTCTTGTTGTGTACTTTGTCTCTACTATGCAGGGATACGATGGTTCCCTAATGGGTTCCATTTATACCATGAAGGATTATTTGGCCTACTACAACTTAGATGTTAATTCTTCTACAAGTACTGGTCTAGTCTTTTCTATTTATAATGTTGGTCAAATTACAGGTGCATTCTTTGTTTGGATAATGGACTGGAAAGGACGTAAGATTGCCATTATGATTGGTTGTTTCGGTGCTATTGTTGGCGCCATTATTACTGCTGCGACCACAAATAAAGAAGGTCTAATTGGAGGTAGATGGTTTTTGTCGTTCTTTACTACCATCGCCAATACTGCTGCTCCAAGTTACTGTGTCGAAGTGTCTCCACCACATATCAGAGGTAAAGTTGCTGGTTTGTACAATACATTGTGGTATTGTGGTTCTATTCTTGCCGCTTTTACCACCTATGGTACCAATAAGAATTTTGctggttcttctttgtcttttAAAATTCCATTATATGTTCAAGTCTGTTTTCCTGGCTTAGTTGTCTTGTTTGGATGGTTTTTGCCTGAATCTCCAAGATGGTTGGTGGGTGTTGGCCGTTACGATGAAGCTCGTAAGTTTCTTGTGAAATATCATTGTAATGGTGATGACAGCAATCCATTGGTGGATCTTGAAATGGCTGAAATGGAGGAATCTTTCAAGGACGTGAAAATATCCGATCCTCTTACTGCCATGGATATTAGACCATTGTTTAAAAATAGATCTGATCGCTATAGATTGGGATTAGTTGTCGCCATGGCTTGGTTTGGTCAGTTCTCGGGTAACAATGTCTGCTCATATTATTTGCCTACAATGTTGATTAAAGTTGGTATGACTTCCGTTTCAACAAATGTGCTAATGAATGGTGTTTATTCAATCGTTAGttggatttcttctattttggGATCCTTTGCTCACGATAAAGttggcagaagaaaaatgttTATGATCTCAACTTTGGGATCTGCCTTAGCCCTTACGGGTCTTGCTGTATGTACTGCCAGGTATGAGGCCACTCAGTCTGATGGAGCTTCAAAAGGCACTTTGGTATTCATCTACTTGTTTGGAgtcatcttttcctttgcCTTCACTCCTATGCAGCCTATCTATCCAGGTGAAGTCTCTTCTAACTTGATCAGAGGTAAGGCTCAATTTGTTTTAAGTATTGTAGCTGGTGTTGCTCAATTTGTCAATCAATTTGCCTCTCCAAAGGCCATGGAAAATATCAGATACTGGTTCTACGTTTTCtatgctttctttgatatctttgagtTCATCATAatttacttcttcttcgttgaAACTAGAGGTAAGACATTGGAAGAGTTAGAATATGTCTTTGAGGCCccaaatccaagaaaggCTTCTACTGATCCTGAATTTCTCAGTAGTATTAGAGTTGCTAGTGGCTTTGAGGCAGAAAACATGAAAAACGAGCATGACATTAAAGCTACAGTCGACCATCTAGAAGAAGGAGTGGATTCTgaatga
- the LAC4_1 gene encoding Beta-galactosidase (Lactase) (CAZy:GH2) gives MTTQLIPSHLKDPKVVFENRLPTRAYTYDPDIFQSLNGKWSFKLFDSPILSPDLTKLRNSDFDSWSSISVPSHWQLQGDGKYGRPHYTNVQFPFQIDIPNPPTLNPTGVYSRQFYISNPEEFNHRIRFEGVDNSFEVYVNQKYVGFNKGSRNGAEFDVQKLLVQGQNLVSVKVFQWSDSSYIEDQDQWWLSGIFRDVSLLTLPRAAHIENYKVDPRFLGSSYKDARLLLDLSVVGTDYDSVKFTLYDFEDPHKSIDTEALLNDFDKPITSAIKFVKFSKEDAQKTLEISVTTPKHWTAEDPYLYKYALELIRVDGTSVHTVHNHVGFRQIERLDGNIKVNGRTILFRGVNRHEHHPRYGRAVPLEFVIRDLKIMKLHNVNAVRTSHYPNHPRVYNFFDKLGFWIIDEADLETHGVQEPYNRYNDIVTEGSDTKHANYDANVRFLSSNPDYKTAYLDRASQLVLRDINHPSVILWSLGNEAGYGTNHQLMYKLIKKLDSSRLVHYEGDVNAKTADVYSFMYPPLDLMERWRKNHTDSNGKFDKPLILCEYGHAMGNGPGNLKEYQDMFYSHDFYQGGFIWEWANHGIEFETISRKDGKLHKAYAYGGDFNEEINDGIFIMDGLLNSEHNPTPGVVELKKTLEPVVIDLTSSKVKITNRYDFSTTDHLKFLDVDNDKVLEVTSLKPGESITLDVTTKNVSAVLKRDSGVLKAGFEVAWGQLEPDLQVIEPTSETVRDEAAILETAQLVTITSKNVVFEFNKLLGKIERLTIGDRTVSTKYDGSSITFWRPPTNNDNAKDAPNWKKFNMNLVKQNVREVIVKKGTGEYLAKVIVKSRVGPPVFYYGFDVIQEYIIFPNRLTLHTTLKLTGDYQPKDIPRIGYEFWLGDNYDSYEWTGRGPGESYPDKKLSQRFGNFNSNGVEDFVYDYPQENGNHTETHYLKIKYKNAEKLVISEKNKTFNFKLSDEYGVEEADHPCDVKHYDQYYVRLDHAIHGVGSEACGPAVLDKYRLDIQDFDFTFDIDFD, from the coding sequence ATGACGACACAGCTGATTCCCTCTCATTTGAAAGATCCTAAGGTTGTCTTCGAAAATCGACTTCCAACCAGAGCTTATACTTATGATCCTGATATCTTTCAGTCATTGAATGGCAAATGGTCTTTCAAATTGTTCGACTCTCCTATTTTGTCACCCGACTTGACAAAGCTCAGAAATTCAGACTTTGATTCTTGGAGTTCGATATCAGTTCCATCCCATTGGCAATTGCAGGGTGATGGAAAATATGGGCGTCCTCATTACACAAATGTGCagtttccttttcaaattgataTTCCAAATCCTCCAACACTAAACCCAACTGGTGTCTACTCGAGACAGTTCTATATTTCCAACCCTGAAGAATTTAATCACAGGATTAGATTTGAAGGTGTTGATAATAGCTTTGAGGTTTATGTCAATCAGAAGTACGTTGGATTCAACAAGGGTTCTCGTAATGGAGCTGAATTTGATGTACAGAAGTTGCTGGTTCAGGGCCAAAACTTGGTCTCTGTGAAAGTCTTTCAGTGGTCCGATTCTTCTTACATTGAAGACCAGGATCAATGGTGGCTTTCAGGTATTTTCAGAGATGTTTCATTGCTCACTTTACCCAGGGCTGCACATATTGAAAACTATAAGGTGGATCCGAGATTTCTTGGCTCCAGTTACAAGGATGCCAGATTACTTCTAGATCTAAGTGTTGTTGGTACCGACTATGACTCTGTAAAGTTTACTTTGtatgattttgaagatccCCACAAAAGTATCGATACCGAAGCTTTGCTGAATGACTTTGACAAGCCAATAACCTCAGCAATCAAGTTTGTTAAATTCAGCAAGGAAGATGCCCAGAAAACTCTAGAGATTTCTGTCACTACTCCAAAGCATTGGACTGCAGAAGACCCTTACTTGTATAAATATGCTTTGGAGTTGATCAGAGTGGATGGAACTTCTGTTCATACTGTCCACAATCACGTTGGATTCAGACAGATTGAACGTTTGGATGGTAACATTAAGGTTAATGGCAGGACAATCCTCTTCAGAGGTGTTAACAGGCACGAGCATCACCCTAGATATGGTAGGGCAGTTCCTCTAGAGTTTGTCATCAGGGACTTGAAAATCATGAAACTCCACAACGTCAATGCTGTCCGTACATCTCATTACCCGAACCATCCAAGAGTGTACAATTTCTTCGACAAGCTAGGTTTCTGGATTATTGATGAGGCCGATTTGGAAACTCATGGTGTTCAGGAACCTTATAACAGATACAACGATATCGTTACAGAGGGCAGTGACACTAAACATGCCAACTATGATGCAAACGTTCGCTTCTTGTCAAGCAATCCAGACTACAAGACGGCTTATTTGGATCGGGCATCACAATTGGTGTTACGTGATATAAACCATCCTTCTGTGATCCTTTGGTCTCTTGGTAATGAAGCCGGTTATGGTACTAACCATCAATTGATGTAcaaattgatcaagaagctaGATTCTTCCAGACTTGTTCACTATGAGGGCGATGTTAACGCCAAAACTGCTGATGTGTATAGTTTCATGTATCCACCTTTAGACttgatggaaagatggAGGAAAAATCATACTGACAGCAATGGAAAGTTTGATAAGCCATTAATTTTGTGCGAATATGGTCATGCTATGGGCAATGGTCCCGGTAACCTAAAGGAATATCAAGACATGTTCTACAGTCATGACTTTTACCAAGGAGGCTTCATTTGGGAATGGGCCAATCATGGTATCGAGTTTGAGACTATTAGTagaaaagatggaaagcTCCACAAGGCTTACGCATATGGCGGTGACTTtaatgaagagatcaacGATGGAATTTTTATCATGGATGGTTTATTGAACTCTGAGCACAATCCAACACCAGGTGTGGTTGAACTAAAAAAGACATTGGAACCCGTTGTCATTGATTTGACATCATCTAAAGTTAAGATAACTAACAGGTATGACTTCTCTACGACCGATCATTTGAAGTTTTTGGATGTCGACAATGATAAAGTTTTGGAGGTCACCTCCTTGAAGCCGGGTGAATCTATCACTTTAGATGTCACCACCAAGAACGTATCGGCTGTATTGAAGAGGGACTCTGGCGTACTAAAAGCTGGATTTGAAGTTGCATGGGGTCAACTCGAACCAGATCTACAGGTTATAGAGCCCACTTCAGAGACAGTCAGAGATGAAGCTGCTATTTTAGAGACTGCTCAACTTGTTACTATTACTTCAAAAAACGTTGTTTTTGAATTCAATAAACTCCTTGGAAAAATTGAACGGTTGACAATCGGCGATAGGACTGTAAGTACCAAGTATGATGGCTCTTCAATTACATTTTGGAGACCACCAACAAACAACGACAATGCAAAGGATGCTCCgaactggaagaagttcaacATGAACTTAGTCAAACAAAATGTTCGTGAAGTCATTGTAAAAAAGGGCACAGGCGAGTATTTGGCGAAGGTGATTGTCAAGTCTCGGGTTGGTCCGCCTGTTTTCTATTACGGATTTGATGTCATTCAAGAATACATTATCTTCCCGAACAGGCTAACTTTACACACTACTTTGAAGTTAACTGGTGATTACCAGCCAAAGGATATTCCTAGGATTGGTTATGAATTCTGGCTAGGTGATAATTATGATTCTTATGAATGGACTGGTCGTGGCCCTGGAGAATCTTATCCGGACAAGAAGCTTTCTCAAAGGTTTGGCAATTTTAACTCTAATGGGGTGGAAGACTTCGTCTACGACTATCCTCAAGAGAACGGTAATCATACCGAAACTCactatttgaagatcaaaTACAAGAATGCAGAAAAACTGGTGATTTctgaaaaaaacaaaactTTTAACTTCAAATTAAGTGACGAATATGGCGTCGAAGAAGCTGATCATCCATGTGATGTCAAACATTATGATCAGTATTATGTCAGATTGGATCATGCTATTCATGGTGTTGGTTCCGAAGCTTGTGGACCTGCTGTTCTCGACAAATACAGACTCGACATTCAAGACTTTGATTTTACTTTTGATATTGATTTCGATTAG